AAACCCACTTTACGAAGACTTCGATTACCTTTGTGAGATCCTCAAGGAACACGAAGTTACCCTCTCAACAGGTAACGGAATGCGTGCAGGTGCAGTAGCAGACGCAACTGACAGGGCACAGGTTCAGGAGCTCATCATCAACTCCGAGTGCGCACAGAAAGCACACGACAAATACGACCTTCAGGTTATCGTAGAAGGACCAGGTCACGTACCACTTGACCAGGTAGAGACAAACGTCAAGCTCATGAAAGCAATGAGCGGTGGAAAACCATTCTACATGCTCGGTCCACTCGTATCAGACATTGGTGCAGGTCGCGACCACATCGTAACAGCGATCGGTGCATCAGCATCTGCAGCAGCAGGCTGTGACTTCCTCTGTTACGTAACACCAGCAGAACACCTTGCACTTCCAAACCTTGAAGATGTAATTGAGGGTGTAAAGACATCAAAGATCGCAGCACACGTCGGTGACATGGTCAAATACCCGGAGACAGCTCGTCAGATAGACCTTGCAATGGGCAGAGCACGCGCAAGACTTGACTGGGAGGAGCAGTTCAAACTCGCACTCGACCCAGAACTCGCAAGAAAGGTCAGAACCGAGAGAGCTTCAGCAGATGAAGACGCATGTACAATGTGCGGTGACTTCTGCGCTCTTAAGATCGTAAACCAGAACTACGACCTTTGCAAATAATGCCATAGGGCATTATTTCTCTTCTTTTTCTTTTTAAATCTACACACAAAAGTCTTTTTCTCATTTTCTCAATATTTTCAAAATCACTAGCAACCATGGGTATTTGGTATGTGAGAATGCAAATATTTTTATAATTATATATCCCACATGTTATTGTGGGTAACATAACAAATAACGCAAAATGGGTTTTTTGGACCCTGACAGGCAATATTAAGCAGTTGCATTCCGGGAGAATCTCCTATGCTTCCTCCTGAAAATGATAAGAGGCAAAC
The sequence above is a segment of the uncultured Methanolobus sp. genome. Coding sequences within it:
- the thiC gene encoding phosphomethylpyrimidine synthase ThiC; this encodes MTIVTDAKNGKITEEMKIVAKVENKDPEFIRRGIAAGRIVIPMTPYRDIKICGMGEGLTTKVNASIGASSDIVDLDMEVKKAKAAEAAGADTLMELGTGGDFLGIRKAVCDAISLPVGSVPLYQAFISAARRDGSIVHMTEDDLWSATEEQAKLGTNFMAIHTGVNNIVLDRLKAHGRYGGLCSRGGAFMSTWMLHNERENPLYEDFDYLCEILKEHEVTLSTGNGMRAGAVADATDRAQVQELIINSECAQKAHDKYDLQVIVEGPGHVPLDQVETNVKLMKAMSGGKPFYMLGPLVSDIGAGRDHIVTAIGASASAAAGCDFLCYVTPAEHLALPNLEDVIEGVKTSKIAAHVGDMVKYPETARQIDLAMGRARARLDWEEQFKLALDPELARKVRTERASADEDACTMCGDFCALKIVNQNYDLCK